One window of Oreochromis niloticus isolate F11D_XX linkage group LG23, O_niloticus_UMD_NMBU, whole genome shotgun sequence genomic DNA carries:
- the LOC100694310 gene encoding sodium- and chloride-dependent GABA transporter 2 isoform X1 yields MGVFVSLPEPAMPDQLPPNPAGTLLNKFPQGSLPMGKKATKDGLQARGQWASKAEFLLAVAGQIIGLGNVWRFPYLCYKNGGGVFFVPYLLFLVLCGIPLFLLETSLGQYTSLGGVSAWRNMCPLFGGLGYASQVMILHGCVYYIVILAWALLYLSYSFQAELPWSHCNNTWNTKACFSYDSYNQTANASSLPENSTSPVMEFWEREVLRLSSTLDGLGPISWKLALCLAAVWLICYFCVWKGVKSTGKVVYLTATFPYVMLFVLLVRGATLPGATQGIIYYLKPNVTRLADPQVWMDAGTQIFFSYGICLGSLTALGSYNKYNNDCYKDSFKLCLLNSATSFLAGFAIFSVLGFMAEEQGVDIGTVAQSGPGLAFIAYPRAVAMMPVPQLWAVCFFLMIIMLGLDTQFVSLEALMTSVTDLYPHLIRRGHRRELLLLFVCIVCFLVGLVMVTPGGLYVFQIYDHFSCSGASLLLLSIFQSLAIGWVYGAERFSANIRDMTGNSPLPFFNLCWKYLTPIVCTATFIFSLVRWSPLSLGKGLVAPVWATTLGWILTLSSVSLLPIWAIYALVTTPGTLTQRFQILCSPVETPSLTFHHLSNQSAIPSSPSLPLTEKSRAPLKEII; encoded by the exons AT GGGTGTGTTCGTATCACTGCCAGAACCTGCGATGCCTGATCAACTGCCTCCAAACCCTGCTGGGACGCTGCTAAACAAGTTCCCCCAGGGGAGCCTGCCAATGGGAAAAAAAGCTACCAAAGACGGCCTACAAGCCAGAGGCCAGTGGGCCTCCAAGGCCGAGTTCCTCCTGGCAGTAGCCGGGCAGATCATCGGTCTGGGAAACGTCTGGAGGTTCCCTTACCTCTGCTACAAAAATGGAGGAG GTGTGTTTTTTGTACCTTACCTGTTGTTCCTGGTGTTGTGCGGCATCCCCCTCTTCCTCCTGGAGACCTCACTGGGACAATACACCAGCCTGGGAGGGGTCAGTGCCTGGAGGAATATGTGCCCATTATTTGGAG GTCTCGGCTACGCTAGCCAGGTGATGATCCTGCACGGCTGTGTTTACTACATAGTCATCCTGGCCTGGGCTCTCTTATACCTGTCCTACAGCTTCCAGGCGGAGCTGCCGTGGTCGCACTGTAACAACACGTGGAACACGA AAGCGTGTTTCTCATATGACTCCTACAACCAGACAGCCAACGCGAGCAGCCTGCCGGAGAACTCCACTTCCCCTGTCATGGAGTTTTGGGA gcgGGAGGTGCTCCGCCTGTCGAGCACTTTGGACGGGCTCGGCCCAATCAGCTGGAAGCTGGCTCTGTGTCTGGCCGCCGTCTGGCTTATCTGCTACTTCTGCGTCTGGAAGGGAGTCAAGTCTACCGGGAAG GTGGTGTACCTGACGGCCACCTTTCCATATGTAatgctgtttgtgctgctggTGCGTGGTGCCACCCTGCCCGGAGCCACCCAGGGAATCATCTACTACCTCAAACCCAACGTTACCCGCCTGGCAGACCCACag GTATGGATGGATGCAGGTACCCAAATATTTTTCTCTTATGGAATCTGCTTGGGAAGTCTCACAGCTCTGGGCAGTTACAACAAATACAACAATGACTGCTATAA GGACTCTTTTAAGCTGTGCCTCCTGAACAGCGCCACCAGTTTCCTGGCAGGATTCGCCATTTTCTCGGTGCTGGGATTCATGGCTGAGGAACAAGGCGTGGACATAGGCACCGTAGCCCAATCAG GACCCGGGCTTGCCTTCATCGCCTACCCGAGAGCTGTAGCCATGATGCCCGTACCCCAACTCTGGGCTGTCTGCTTCTTCCTCATGATCATCATGCTGGGATTGGACACACAG TTTGTGAGCCTGGAGGCCCTGATGACATCAGTGACTGACCTGTACCCTCACCTGATCAGACGAGGTCACCGCAGAgagctgttgttgctgtttgtctgcattgtctgcttcctggttggACTGGTCATGGTCACACCA GGTGGGCTGTATGTGTTCCAGATCTATGACCATTTCTCCTGCAGTGGAGCCAGTCTGCTGCTTCTCTCCATCTTCCAGTCTCTGGCCATCGGCTGGGTCTACG GAGCAGAGCGCTTCAGCGCCAACATCAGGGATATGACCGGCAACAGCCCTCTTCCTTTTTTCAACCTGTGCTGGAAATACTTGACCCCGATCGTGTGCACT GCCACATTTATATTTTCCCTGGTGCGCTGGTCACCACTGAGCCTGGGGAAAGGACTGGTCGCTCCAGTCTGGGCCACCACGCTGGGCTGGATCCTTACCCTCTCATCCGTTTCTCTGCTTCCCATCTGGGCCATCTACGCCCTAGTCACTACCCCGGGAACCCTGACACAG CGCTTCCAAATCCTGTGCAGCCCCGTTGAAACCCCGTCACTGACCTTCCACCACCTCTCCAACCAGTCAGCGATCCCCTCCAGCCCCAGTCTGCCTCTCACTGAGAAGTCAAGGGCACCGTTAAAAGAAATCATCTAG
- the LOC100694310 gene encoding sodium- and chloride-dependent GABA transporter 2 isoform X2, whose protein sequence is MPDQLPPNPAGTLLNKFPQGSLPMGKKATKDGLQARGQWASKAEFLLAVAGQIIGLGNVWRFPYLCYKNGGGVFFVPYLLFLVLCGIPLFLLETSLGQYTSLGGVSAWRNMCPLFGGLGYASQVMILHGCVYYIVILAWALLYLSYSFQAELPWSHCNNTWNTKACFSYDSYNQTANASSLPENSTSPVMEFWEREVLRLSSTLDGLGPISWKLALCLAAVWLICYFCVWKGVKSTGKVVYLTATFPYVMLFVLLVRGATLPGATQGIIYYLKPNVTRLADPQVWMDAGTQIFFSYGICLGSLTALGSYNKYNNDCYKDSFKLCLLNSATSFLAGFAIFSVLGFMAEEQGVDIGTVAQSGPGLAFIAYPRAVAMMPVPQLWAVCFFLMIIMLGLDTQFVSLEALMTSVTDLYPHLIRRGHRRELLLLFVCIVCFLVGLVMVTPGGLYVFQIYDHFSCSGASLLLLSIFQSLAIGWVYGAERFSANIRDMTGNSPLPFFNLCWKYLTPIVCTATFIFSLVRWSPLSLGKGLVAPVWATTLGWILTLSSVSLLPIWAIYALVTTPGTLTQRFQILCSPVETPSLTFHHLSNQSAIPSSPSLPLTEKSRAPLKEII, encoded by the exons ATGCCTGATCAACTGCCTCCAAACCCTGCTGGGACGCTGCTAAACAAGTTCCCCCAGGGGAGCCTGCCAATGGGAAAAAAAGCTACCAAAGACGGCCTACAAGCCAGAGGCCAGTGGGCCTCCAAGGCCGAGTTCCTCCTGGCAGTAGCCGGGCAGATCATCGGTCTGGGAAACGTCTGGAGGTTCCCTTACCTCTGCTACAAAAATGGAGGAG GTGTGTTTTTTGTACCTTACCTGTTGTTCCTGGTGTTGTGCGGCATCCCCCTCTTCCTCCTGGAGACCTCACTGGGACAATACACCAGCCTGGGAGGGGTCAGTGCCTGGAGGAATATGTGCCCATTATTTGGAG GTCTCGGCTACGCTAGCCAGGTGATGATCCTGCACGGCTGTGTTTACTACATAGTCATCCTGGCCTGGGCTCTCTTATACCTGTCCTACAGCTTCCAGGCGGAGCTGCCGTGGTCGCACTGTAACAACACGTGGAACACGA AAGCGTGTTTCTCATATGACTCCTACAACCAGACAGCCAACGCGAGCAGCCTGCCGGAGAACTCCACTTCCCCTGTCATGGAGTTTTGGGA gcgGGAGGTGCTCCGCCTGTCGAGCACTTTGGACGGGCTCGGCCCAATCAGCTGGAAGCTGGCTCTGTGTCTGGCCGCCGTCTGGCTTATCTGCTACTTCTGCGTCTGGAAGGGAGTCAAGTCTACCGGGAAG GTGGTGTACCTGACGGCCACCTTTCCATATGTAatgctgtttgtgctgctggTGCGTGGTGCCACCCTGCCCGGAGCCACCCAGGGAATCATCTACTACCTCAAACCCAACGTTACCCGCCTGGCAGACCCACag GTATGGATGGATGCAGGTACCCAAATATTTTTCTCTTATGGAATCTGCTTGGGAAGTCTCACAGCTCTGGGCAGTTACAACAAATACAACAATGACTGCTATAA GGACTCTTTTAAGCTGTGCCTCCTGAACAGCGCCACCAGTTTCCTGGCAGGATTCGCCATTTTCTCGGTGCTGGGATTCATGGCTGAGGAACAAGGCGTGGACATAGGCACCGTAGCCCAATCAG GACCCGGGCTTGCCTTCATCGCCTACCCGAGAGCTGTAGCCATGATGCCCGTACCCCAACTCTGGGCTGTCTGCTTCTTCCTCATGATCATCATGCTGGGATTGGACACACAG TTTGTGAGCCTGGAGGCCCTGATGACATCAGTGACTGACCTGTACCCTCACCTGATCAGACGAGGTCACCGCAGAgagctgttgttgctgtttgtctgcattgtctgcttcctggttggACTGGTCATGGTCACACCA GGTGGGCTGTATGTGTTCCAGATCTATGACCATTTCTCCTGCAGTGGAGCCAGTCTGCTGCTTCTCTCCATCTTCCAGTCTCTGGCCATCGGCTGGGTCTACG GAGCAGAGCGCTTCAGCGCCAACATCAGGGATATGACCGGCAACAGCCCTCTTCCTTTTTTCAACCTGTGCTGGAAATACTTGACCCCGATCGTGTGCACT GCCACATTTATATTTTCCCTGGTGCGCTGGTCACCACTGAGCCTGGGGAAAGGACTGGTCGCTCCAGTCTGGGCCACCACGCTGGGCTGGATCCTTACCCTCTCATCCGTTTCTCTGCTTCCCATCTGGGCCATCTACGCCCTAGTCACTACCCCGGGAACCCTGACACAG CGCTTCCAAATCCTGTGCAGCCCCGTTGAAACCCCGTCACTGACCTTCCACCACCTCTCCAACCAGTCAGCGATCCCCTCCAGCCCCAGTCTGCCTCTCACTGAGAAGTCAAGGGCACCGTTAAAAGAAATCATCTAG